Proteins from a genomic interval of Rhizobium rhododendri:
- a CDS encoding ABC transporter ATP-binding protein produces MAISIQIDHVSREYGPVRALDDVTLEIKAGEFFTLLGSSGCGKSSLLKLIGGFDRQTSGRIAFDGKDVGDVPANRRPVNTVFQNLALFPHMSVAQNIGYGLRLKGMSNAALQAKVDDALDLVELSGFGPRDVNLLSGGQRQRVALARALVMEPGILLLDEPLTGLDERLRQQMRDEFGRLHKRTGATFILVTHNQDEALSLSDRMAVMHRGRIEQVDVPARFFEAPANAFVARFVGIDTVLRPEAVMSAGDHAQASIAGQMMPVRMAGPLDTTASVVAIRPDRLFVAPSGASPSLRLTVVGTTFRGLHRDLKLAFADGQTLMIAIDADRADLAIGQEVSVGLKPDAAVLIAS; encoded by the coding sequence ATGGCGATATCCATCCAGATCGATCATGTCAGCAGGGAGTATGGACCTGTCAGGGCACTAGACGACGTGACGCTCGAGATCAAGGCGGGTGAATTCTTCACGCTGCTTGGATCCTCCGGATGCGGGAAAAGCTCGCTCTTGAAGCTGATCGGCGGCTTTGACCGCCAGACCTCGGGTCGTATTGCGTTCGACGGCAAGGATGTCGGCGATGTTCCGGCCAATCGCCGGCCGGTCAATACGGTCTTCCAGAACCTGGCATTGTTTCCGCATATGAGCGTTGCCCAGAATATCGGTTACGGGCTTCGTCTGAAGGGGATGTCCAATGCCGCACTTCAGGCAAAAGTAGACGATGCGCTGGATCTTGTCGAACTCTCCGGCTTCGGCCCACGCGACGTCAATCTGCTCTCCGGCGGCCAGCGGCAACGGGTGGCGCTCGCCCGCGCCCTGGTCATGGAGCCGGGGATCCTGCTTCTGGACGAACCCCTGACTGGGCTGGACGAACGCTTGCGCCAGCAGATGCGCGACGAATTCGGACGCTTGCACAAGCGCACCGGCGCAACCTTCATTCTGGTCACACATAATCAGGATGAGGCCCTCAGCCTCTCTGATCGCATGGCGGTCATGCATCGCGGCCGCATAGAGCAGGTCGACGTGCCGGCGCGGTTTTTCGAGGCGCCCGCCAATGCCTTCGTCGCCCGCTTTGTCGGCATCGACACGGTCCTGCGGCCGGAGGCGGTGATGTCGGCGGGCGATCATGCGCAGGCGTCTATCGCCGGTCAGATGATGCCCGTGCGCATGGCCGGACCTTTGGACACAACTGCAAGCGTCGTTGCCATCCGGCCGGACCGGTTGTTTGTGGCGCCGTCGGGCGCGTCCCCGTCGCTGCGGCTCACCGTGGTCGGCACGACATTCAGGGGACTGCACCGCGATCTGAAACTCGCCTTTGCCGATGGGCAGACGCTGATGATTGCGATTGATGCTGATCGTGCGGATCTCGCGATCGGGCAGGAGGTTTCGGTCGGCCTGAAGCCCGATGCTGCCGTTCTGATTGCAAGTTAG
- a CDS encoding ABC transporter substrate-binding protein: MTIHDRPLSSNRHSNVQRRDFLKMMGAGAALSAGGLGFASRLAAQEARTVAFWATATLDIGDKWQAFATQSGVTPEFTDNGNDLGPVMARLAAGNANDLFDVGGFQGGAEKELARQGVIVPWDLAKIPNYESLWQWAKNIPYLKQDGKQYGIPTVVNADSIIYRPDKLGKIDSYGAIFDPKLKGRVAMEDAWINSAIFTAMYLKESESKPIVDPGNLTESELGMVMEFLIKHKTDGQFRTFWNGWEQGVQLVADQEVDAMTGWEPIVYEGRKRGLQVEYAAPVEGYEGWGNNTVLLKGAADRGVADAAHGFVNGLLGGLYGCELGQARGYLVPTDNNVAYAKAHPEEYKPEEVEKLAEHVKAKFAGKIYWQNARPDNFQLYEEWWQKLRNA, translated from the coding sequence ATGACGATCCATGACAGACCACTTTCATCCAATCGGCACAGCAATGTGCAGCGCCGCGATTTCCTCAAGATGATGGGCGCAGGTGCTGCACTGTCTGCCGGCGGCCTGGGTTTCGCCTCGCGTCTTGCCGCACAAGAGGCTCGCACGGTTGCCTTCTGGGCTACGGCAACGCTGGACATCGGCGACAAATGGCAGGCGTTTGCCACGCAAAGCGGCGTGACGCCTGAGTTTACCGACAACGGCAACGACCTCGGCCCGGTGATGGCCCGCCTCGCGGCCGGCAATGCCAACGATCTCTTCGATGTCGGCGGCTTCCAGGGCGGCGCCGAAAAGGAACTTGCACGCCAGGGCGTCATCGTTCCCTGGGACCTTGCAAAGATCCCGAACTATGAGAGCCTGTGGCAGTGGGCAAAGAACATCCCCTACTTGAAGCAGGACGGAAAGCAGTACGGCATTCCGACCGTGGTCAACGCCGACTCGATCATCTACCGGCCCGACAAATTGGGCAAGATCGACAGCTACGGTGCGATCTTCGATCCGAAGCTGAAAGGTCGCGTTGCGATGGAGGATGCGTGGATCAACAGCGCCATTTTCACTGCCATGTACCTGAAGGAAAGCGAAAGCAAGCCGATCGTTGATCCCGGCAACCTGACCGAGTCCGAACTCGGAATGGTCATGGAGTTCCTGATCAAGCACAAGACCGACGGCCAGTTCCGCACGTTCTGGAATGGCTGGGAGCAGGGTGTGCAACTCGTTGCCGACCAAGAGGTCGACGCGATGACCGGATGGGAGCCGATTGTCTATGAAGGTCGCAAGCGCGGGCTCCAGGTGGAATATGCCGCCCCCGTCGAAGGATACGAGGGCTGGGGCAACAACACCGTTCTCCTCAAGGGGGCTGCAGATCGCGGTGTAGCCGACGCTGCGCATGGCTTCGTCAATGGCCTGCTAGGCGGCCTCTACGGCTGCGAGCTCGGCCAGGCGCGCGGCTATCTCGTGCCGACCGACAACAATGTCGCCTATGCCAAGGCGCATCCGGAGGAGTACAAGCCGGAAGAGGTGGAGAAGCTGGCGGAACACGTGAAAGCCAAGTTCGCCGGCAAGATCTACTGGCAGAACGCCCGGCCGGATAATTTCCAACTCTACGAAGAGTGGTGGCAAAAGCTGCGCAACGCCTGA
- a CDS encoding ABC transporter permease gives MVRLRLPLSSMLMTPPLLAILTLGLVPLTVVIVWSFWSWDPQTYWIKPDLNPAGYEAILDAGRWTVIVSTLVKAFATAFLCLLIAYPTAYAIHFLAGRRLSILLLALITTPFFTSYLIRSFSWRLVLGRTGVINTLLQDFGITHAPLDWLLFSNFAVVVGLVASYLPFAIFPLLLSMRRVDPTLLAAAQDLGAGFWRSLATVLIPLTLSGIFAGFLFVFVMVVGSSTEVQMLGGAGASIVSVMINDVMRVANYPLAFAISTVVLAVIFGLVLVGNRLFDLASLFEDQSP, from the coding sequence ATGGTCAGATTGCGCCTGCCCCTATCGTCGATGCTGATGACGCCGCCGCTCCTGGCGATCCTGACGCTTGGGCTGGTGCCGCTGACCGTCGTTATCGTCTGGAGTTTCTGGAGCTGGGATCCGCAGACCTATTGGATTAAACCGGATCTGAACCCCGCCGGATACGAGGCCATTCTGGACGCGGGCCGATGGACTGTCATCGTTTCGACGCTGGTGAAGGCTTTTGCCACGGCATTCCTCTGTCTGCTGATTGCCTATCCCACCGCCTATGCGATCCATTTCCTCGCCGGCCGGCGGTTGAGCATCCTGCTTCTGGCGCTGATCACCACTCCCTTTTTCACGTCATACCTCATCCGCTCCTTTTCCTGGCGGCTGGTGCTCGGGCGCACGGGTGTGATCAACACGTTGCTGCAGGATTTCGGCATCACCCACGCACCCCTCGACTGGTTGCTTTTCAGCAATTTCGCGGTCGTGGTGGGGCTTGTTGCGTCCTATCTGCCTTTCGCGATCTTTCCGTTGCTGCTGTCGATGCGGCGCGTTGATCCGACATTGCTGGCGGCTGCTCAGGATCTCGGCGCCGGCTTCTGGAGAAGCCTTGCGACCGTCCTCATTCCCCTGACCTTATCGGGCATCTTTGCCGGCTTCCTGTTCGTCTTCGTCATGGTGGTCGGGTCTTCGACAGAGGTCCAGATGCTCGGCGGCGCGGGCGCTTCCATCGTTTCTGTGATGATCAACGACGTCATGCGTGTCGCCAACTATCCGTTGGCATTTGCAATTTCGACGGTGGTGCTTGCTGTCATCTTCGGTCTGGTGCTGGTCGGCAACCGGCTTTTCGACCTTGCCTCGCTCTTCGAGGATCAGTCGCCATGA